The following coding sequences are from one Candoia aspera isolate rCanAsp1 chromosome 13, rCanAsp1.hap2, whole genome shotgun sequence window:
- the LINGO1 gene encoding leucine-rich repeat and immunoglobulin-like domain-containing nogo receptor-interacting protein 1 isoform X2 — translation MQVKDRMVAGKWSMYCPVLACWQPILILMLGSILSGSATGCPPRCDCSAQERSVTCHRKRYMTVPEGIPTETKLLDLGKNRIKTLNQDEFVNFPHLEELELNENIISGIEPGAFNNLFNLRTLGLRSNRLKLIPLGVFTGLSNLTKLDISENKIVILLDYMFQDLYNLKSLEVGDNDLVYISHRAFSGLNSLEQLTLEKCNLTSIPTEALSHLHGLIVLQLRHLNINAIRDYSFKRLYRLKVLEISHWPYLDTMTSNCLYGLNLTSLSITHCNLTSIPYISLRHLVYLRFLNLSYNPIVTIEGSMLHDLLRLQEIQLVGGQLTVVEPYAFRGLNYLRILNVSGNLLNTLEESAFHSVGNLETLIIDNNPLACDCRLLWIFRRRWRLNFNKRQPTCATPEFVQGKQFKDFSEALLPNYFICRRSRIRDRKPQQIFVDEGHTVQFICHADGDPPPAIMWLSPRKHLISTKTNGRLTVFPDGTLEVRYAQIQDNGTYLCIASNAGGNDTMLAHLHVRSYSPDWPHQPNKTFAFISNQPNESDANSTRATVPFPFDIKTLIIATTMGFISFLGVVLFCLVLLFLWSRGKGNTKHNIEIEYVPRKSDAGISSTADAPRKFNMKMI, via the coding sequence GTAAAAGATAGGATGGTGGCGGGTAAGTGGAGCATGTATTGCCCAGTCCTGGCCTGTTGGCAGCCAATTCTCATCTTGATGTTGGGATCCATCCTTTCAGGCTCTGCAACGGGCTGCCCACCCCGCTGTGACTGTTCTGCACAGGAACGCTCTGTGACTTGCCACCGGAAGCGATACATGACCGTTCCTGAGGGCATTCCCACTGAGACAAAGCTCTTGGATTTGGGGAAAAACCGTATCAAGACTCTGAACCAGGATGAATTTGTCAATTTTCCTCACTTAGAGGAGTTGGAGTTAAACGAGAATATTATCAGTGGCATCGAGCCAGGGGCTTTCAATAACCTCttcaacctcaggactctgggtcTCAGGAGCAACCGGCTCAAACTTATCCCCCTTGGGGTGTTTACTGGACTCAGCAATCTAACCAAGTTGGACATTAGTGAGAACAAAATTGTGATTCTTCTGGATTATATGTTCCAGGACTTGTACAACCTCAAGTCTTTGGAAGTTGGGGACAATGACCTTGTCTATATTTCCCACCGGGCTTTTAGTGGCCTCAACAGCTTAGAACAGCTGACTCTGGAGAAATGCAACTTGACCTCCATCCCTACGGAAGCCCTTTCTCACTTGCATGGCTTAATTGTACTACAGTTGCGCCACCTGAATATTAATGCCATCAGGGATTACTCATTTAAGAGGCTGTATCGGCTTAAGGTCCTTGAGATTTCACATTGGCCCTATCTAGACACCATGACGTCCAATTGCCTGTATGGACTTAACCTGACATCCTTGTCCATCACCCACTGCAACCTGACATCAATACCTTACATCTCCCTGAGGCACCTGGTTTATCTCAGGTTTCTGAACCTGTCCTACAACCCCATTGTCACCATCGAAGGGTCCATGCTTCATGACCTCCTCAGGCTTCAGGAGATACAGCTGGTTGGTGGTCAGCTCACCGTGGTGGAACCATATGCCTTTCGGGGCCTGAACTACTTGCGAATCTTGAACGTTTCAGGGAACCTGCTGAACACGCTGGAAGAGTCAGCCTTCCACTCCGTGGGGAATCTGGAAACCCTTATAATAGATAATAATCCTTTGGCCTGTGACTGCCGACTTCTCTGGATCTTCCGACGTCGCTGGAGACTAAACTTTAATAAGCGGCAACCCACATGTGCAACTCCTGAATTCGTCCAGGGGAAACAGTTCAAGGATTTCTCCGAGGCACTCCTGCCAAACTACTTCATTTGCCGTCGGTCCCGGATACGGGACCGCAAACCCCAGCAGATCTTTGTGGATGAGGGCCACACAGTGCAGTTCATCTGCCACGCAGATGGAGACCCACCTCCTGCCATCATGTGGCTCTCGCCAAGGAAGCACCTCATCTCTACCAAAACCAATGGGCGGCTCACCGTCTTCCCTGATGGCACTCTGGAGGTGCGCTATGCCCAGATTCAGGACAATGGCACCTACCTATGCATTGCCAGCAATGCCGGAGGCAATGACACCATGCTGGCACACCTGCACGTCCGCAGTTATTCCCCAGACTGGCCCCATCAACCGAATAAGACCTTTGCTTTCATCTCCAACCAGCCTAATGAGAGTGATGCCAACAGCACGCGTGCCACCGTGCCTTTCCCCTTTGACATCAAGACCCTCATCATTGCCACCACCATGGGGTTCATCTCCTTCCTGGGAGTGGTGCTCTTCTGCCTGGTGCTCCTCTTTCTCTGGAGTAGGGGCAAAGGTAACACCAAGCACAATATCGAAATTGAGTATGTCCCACGCAAATCAGATGCAGGCATCAGTTCCACTGCCGATGCACCACGCAAGTTCAACATGAAAATGATCTGA
- the LINGO1 gene encoding leucine-rich repeat and immunoglobulin-like domain-containing nogo receptor-interacting protein 1 isoform X1, translating to MTGQARKISTASLETSHSTLTWVKDRMVAGKWSMYCPVLACWQPILILMLGSILSGSATGCPPRCDCSAQERSVTCHRKRYMTVPEGIPTETKLLDLGKNRIKTLNQDEFVNFPHLEELELNENIISGIEPGAFNNLFNLRTLGLRSNRLKLIPLGVFTGLSNLTKLDISENKIVILLDYMFQDLYNLKSLEVGDNDLVYISHRAFSGLNSLEQLTLEKCNLTSIPTEALSHLHGLIVLQLRHLNINAIRDYSFKRLYRLKVLEISHWPYLDTMTSNCLYGLNLTSLSITHCNLTSIPYISLRHLVYLRFLNLSYNPIVTIEGSMLHDLLRLQEIQLVGGQLTVVEPYAFRGLNYLRILNVSGNLLNTLEESAFHSVGNLETLIIDNNPLACDCRLLWIFRRRWRLNFNKRQPTCATPEFVQGKQFKDFSEALLPNYFICRRSRIRDRKPQQIFVDEGHTVQFICHADGDPPPAIMWLSPRKHLISTKTNGRLTVFPDGTLEVRYAQIQDNGTYLCIASNAGGNDTMLAHLHVRSYSPDWPHQPNKTFAFISNQPNESDANSTRATVPFPFDIKTLIIATTMGFISFLGVVLFCLVLLFLWSRGKGNTKHNIEIEYVPRKSDAGISSTADAPRKFNMKMI from the coding sequence GTAAAAGATAGGATGGTGGCGGGTAAGTGGAGCATGTATTGCCCAGTCCTGGCCTGTTGGCAGCCAATTCTCATCTTGATGTTGGGATCCATCCTTTCAGGCTCTGCAACGGGCTGCCCACCCCGCTGTGACTGTTCTGCACAGGAACGCTCTGTGACTTGCCACCGGAAGCGATACATGACCGTTCCTGAGGGCATTCCCACTGAGACAAAGCTCTTGGATTTGGGGAAAAACCGTATCAAGACTCTGAACCAGGATGAATTTGTCAATTTTCCTCACTTAGAGGAGTTGGAGTTAAACGAGAATATTATCAGTGGCATCGAGCCAGGGGCTTTCAATAACCTCttcaacctcaggactctgggtcTCAGGAGCAACCGGCTCAAACTTATCCCCCTTGGGGTGTTTACTGGACTCAGCAATCTAACCAAGTTGGACATTAGTGAGAACAAAATTGTGATTCTTCTGGATTATATGTTCCAGGACTTGTACAACCTCAAGTCTTTGGAAGTTGGGGACAATGACCTTGTCTATATTTCCCACCGGGCTTTTAGTGGCCTCAACAGCTTAGAACAGCTGACTCTGGAGAAATGCAACTTGACCTCCATCCCTACGGAAGCCCTTTCTCACTTGCATGGCTTAATTGTACTACAGTTGCGCCACCTGAATATTAATGCCATCAGGGATTACTCATTTAAGAGGCTGTATCGGCTTAAGGTCCTTGAGATTTCACATTGGCCCTATCTAGACACCATGACGTCCAATTGCCTGTATGGACTTAACCTGACATCCTTGTCCATCACCCACTGCAACCTGACATCAATACCTTACATCTCCCTGAGGCACCTGGTTTATCTCAGGTTTCTGAACCTGTCCTACAACCCCATTGTCACCATCGAAGGGTCCATGCTTCATGACCTCCTCAGGCTTCAGGAGATACAGCTGGTTGGTGGTCAGCTCACCGTGGTGGAACCATATGCCTTTCGGGGCCTGAACTACTTGCGAATCTTGAACGTTTCAGGGAACCTGCTGAACACGCTGGAAGAGTCAGCCTTCCACTCCGTGGGGAATCTGGAAACCCTTATAATAGATAATAATCCTTTGGCCTGTGACTGCCGACTTCTCTGGATCTTCCGACGTCGCTGGAGACTAAACTTTAATAAGCGGCAACCCACATGTGCAACTCCTGAATTCGTCCAGGGGAAACAGTTCAAGGATTTCTCCGAGGCACTCCTGCCAAACTACTTCATTTGCCGTCGGTCCCGGATACGGGACCGCAAACCCCAGCAGATCTTTGTGGATGAGGGCCACACAGTGCAGTTCATCTGCCACGCAGATGGAGACCCACCTCCTGCCATCATGTGGCTCTCGCCAAGGAAGCACCTCATCTCTACCAAAACCAATGGGCGGCTCACCGTCTTCCCTGATGGCACTCTGGAGGTGCGCTATGCCCAGATTCAGGACAATGGCACCTACCTATGCATTGCCAGCAATGCCGGAGGCAATGACACCATGCTGGCACACCTGCACGTCCGCAGTTATTCCCCAGACTGGCCCCATCAACCGAATAAGACCTTTGCTTTCATCTCCAACCAGCCTAATGAGAGTGATGCCAACAGCACGCGTGCCACCGTGCCTTTCCCCTTTGACATCAAGACCCTCATCATTGCCACCACCATGGGGTTCATCTCCTTCCTGGGAGTGGTGCTCTTCTGCCTGGTGCTCCTCTTTCTCTGGAGTAGGGGCAAAGGTAACACCAAGCACAATATCGAAATTGAGTATGTCCCACGCAAATCAGATGCAGGCATCAGTTCCACTGCCGATGCACCACGCAAGTTCAACATGAAAATGATCTGA